A single Xiphias gladius isolate SHS-SW01 ecotype Sanya breed wild chromosome 18, ASM1685928v1, whole genome shotgun sequence DNA region contains:
- the LOC120803849 gene encoding keratin, type II cytoskeletal 8-like, with product MSLRSKHIRRPGLHMSSGGFSSMSMGSYSIPKISTGTNQGAPITAVTINKGLLTPLKIDIDPTIQAVRHQEKEQIKSLNNRFVSFIDKVRHLEQQNKMLATKWKLLHGETATSSNVEPMLKSYIANLQRHLEILNNDKHRLDMENNVMHQNVVDYKTKYEQEINKRNEAENEFVMLKKDVDASYLSKVDLDDRLSAITDEFNFLKALYDVEMRELQESLKETSVVVHMDNSRGLNMDQIVGEVKAQYEDIAGRSREEAESWYKNKFDQMTAEADQYGNELRSTKAEISELNRMISRLQNEIQAVKTQRASLEGQVAEAERLGEGAVQDAKARIRDLELALQRVKQDMARQLREYQELMNVKLALDIEISTYRKLLEGEEERLGQESIVNIQTVPTKTILVNNHQERRSGPVLIKTVETHNRSYI from the exons ATGAGCCTGAGGAGCAAGCACATCAGACGTCCAGGACTGCACATGTCCTCAGGGGGCTTCAGCAGCATGTCCATGGGATCCTACTCCATCCCCAAGATCAGCACCGGAACTAACCAGGGGGCCCCGATTACAGCTGTGACCATCAACAAGGGCCTGCTCACCCCACTGAAGATAGACATCGACCCCACCATCCAAGCAGTCCGCCACCAGGAGAAAGAGCAGATCAAGAGTCTCAACAACCGCTTTGTCTCATTCATTGATAAG GTAAGACACCTGGAACAGCAGAACAAAATGCTGGCAACCAAGTGGAAGCTGCTGCATGGAGAGACTGCCACCTCCTCTAACGTTGAGCCCATGCTGAAGTCCTACATCGCCAACCTGCAAAGACATCTAGAGATTCTCAACAATGACAAACACAGGCTTGACATGGAAAACAACGTCATGCACCAAAATGTTGTTGACTACAAGACAAA GTATGAGCAAGAAATCAACAAGAGGAATGAGGCAGAAAATGAGTTCGTCATGCTCAAAAAG GATGTGGATGCAAGCTATCTGTCCAAGGTGGATCTGGACGACAGGTTGTCTGCTATCACTGATGAATTCAACTTCCTCAAGGCTCTGTATGATGTG GAGATGCGTGAGCTGCAGGAGAGCTTAAAGGAGACCTCTGTGGTGGTGCACATGGACAACTCCCGTGGCCTGAACATGGATCAGATCGTAGGCGAAGTTAAGGCTCAGTATGAGGACATTGCTGGCCGCAGCCGTGAGGAAGCTGAAAGTTGGTACAAGAACAAG TTTGACCAGATGACTGCTGAGGCGGACCAGTATGGCAATGAGCTGCGTAGCACCAAGGCAGAAATATCCGAGCTCAACCGAATGATCAGCCGCCTGCAGAATGAGATCCAGGCTGTAAAGACACAG CGTGCCAGTCTAGAGGGTCAGGTTGCCGAAGCGGAGCGCCTTGGGGAGGGAGCCGTGCAGGATGCCAAGGCTCGCATCAGGGACCTGGAGCTGGCTCTGCAGAGGGTCAAACAGGACATGGCTCGCCAACTGAGAGAGTACCAGGAACTTATGAATGTCAAGCTGGCCCTGGACATAGAGATCTCCACCTACAGGAAACtgctggagggagaggaggagag ACTTGGACAGGAGTCTATTGTCAACATCCAAACAGTGCCCACCAAAA CCATCTTGGTTAACAACCACCAGGAGCGAAGGTCAGGTCCAGTTCTCATCAAGACAGTGGAGACCCATAACAGATCGTACATCTGA